In one window of Harpia harpyja isolate bHarHar1 chromosome 11, bHarHar1 primary haplotype, whole genome shotgun sequence DNA:
- the ATP5F1D gene encoding ATP synthase subunit delta, mitochondrial gives MAYARGTLGVVVPPPSRPAPRRPLALAAAAMFRARRLLLRLAARPPLPPPRARGYADPAAGPVPMAFTFASPTQVFYNGANVKQVDVPTLTGSFGILASHVPTLQVLKPGVVTVYAEDGTATKYFVSSGSVTVHADSTVQVLAEEAVTMDMLDLAAAKSNLEKAVSEMAAASDEAAKAEAQIKVEANEALVKALE, from the exons ATGGCTTATGCGCGGGGCacgctgggagttgtagtcccgccgccgtcccgccctgccccgcgccgcccgcTCGCCCTTGCCGCCGCCGCCATGTTCCgtgcccgccgcctcctcctgcgcctcgccgcccgcccgccgctgccgccgccccgcgcccgcggCTATGCCgaccccgccgccgggcccgtcCCCATGGCCTTCACCTTCGCCTCACCCACGCAG GTCTTTTACAACGGTGCCAACGTGAAGCAGGTGGACGTGCCCACGCTGACCGGCTCCTTCGGTATCCTGGCCTCTCACGTCCCTACCCTGCAGGTCCTCAAACCGGGAGTCGTGACGGTCTATGCTGAGGATGGCACGGCCACCAAGTATTTCG TGAGCAGTGGCTCTGTCACGGTCCACGCGGACTCCACCGTGCAGGTGCTGGCAGAGGAGGCGGTGACAATGGACATGCTGGATCTGGCT GCTGCAAAATCAAACCTGGAGAAGGCTGTTTCAGAGATGGCTGCAGCATCCGATGAAGCAGCTAAAGCAGAAGCTCAGATTAAAGTAGAAGCTAATGAAGCCCTTGTAAAAGCCCTGGAGTAG